From the genome of Anopheles moucheti chromosome 3, idAnoMoucSN_F20_07, whole genome shotgun sequence, one region includes:
- the LOC128300228 gene encoding fumarylacetoacetase, which produces MSFVAVPQGSDFPIENLPYGVFSTAANPTARVGVAIGEKILDLSAVVSFYPENVRNALQATVLNDLMSLGCDAWAEVRRITKELLLDGSALHKDAALQARALVAQSEAKMHLPANIGDYTDFYSSIHHATNVGVMFRGKENALMPNWKHLPVGYHGRASSVVVSGTPIRRPYGQTLPVDGADPAFGPCRLFDFELEMAFFVGGPPTELGERVSVRDASKRVFGFVLMNDWSARDIQKWEYVPLGPFTAKNLGTSISPWIVPVAALEPFLVDNFPQDPKPFPYLQHEQNFNFDIKLEVDIKPKATGVATTVCRSNYRNLYWTALQQIAHHTVTGCNLKPGDLMASGTISGDASDSFGSMLELSWKGTKSVPLSGGESRKFLQDNDAVVIRGYCSADGLRIGFGSCEGVVLPATPFE; this is translated from the exons ATGTCGTTTGTTGCTGTGCCACAGGGAAGCGATTTCCCGATCGAAAATCTTCCGTACGGTGTGTTTAGCACCGCTGCTAAC CCTACTGCTCGTGTTGGTGTGGCGATCGGTGAGAAGATTCTCGATCTATCGGCGGTTGTGAGCTTTTATCCGGAGAATGTGCGA AATGCACTGCAAGCGACCGTACTGAATGATTTGATGTCTTTGGGTTGTGATGCGTGGGCAGAAGTGAGACGCATCACTAAGGAGCTCCTGCTCGACGGTTCCGCGCTGCACAAAGATGCGGCTCTCCAGGCACGTGCGCTTGTGGCACAGTCTGAAGCGAAAATGCACCTGCCGGCAAACATCGGTGACTATACCGACTTTTACTCATCGATCCATCATGCCACCAACGTTGGCGTCATGTTCCGCGGCAAGGAGAACGCTCTCATGCCCAACTGGAAGCATCTGCCGGTGGGTTATCATGGGCGGGCCAGCTCGGTGGTCGTCTCCGGTACACCGATTCGACGCCCTTACGGTCAAACTCTTCCGGTGGATGGTGCCGATCCGGCGTTCGGACCGTgccgtttgtttgatttcgagCTGGAAATGGCGTTCTTCGTCGGAGGACCACCAACCGAACTGGGTGAACGGGTTTCGGTCCGTGACGCATCGAAGCGGGTGTTTGGATTCGTGCTGATGAACGATTGGAGCGCACGGGATATTCAGAAATGGGAGTACGTACCGTTGGGACCTTTTACGGCCAAAAACCTTGGCACCAGCATCTCGCCGTGGATCGTCCCGGTGGCTGCCCTGGAACCGTTTCTGGTGGACAATTTCCCGCAAGACCCCAAACCCTTCCCTTATCTACAGCACGAGCAGAACTTCAACTTCGATATCAAGCTGGAAGTCGACATTAAGC CGAAAGCAACCGGCGTAGCAACGACGGTGTGCCGTTCGAACTACCGAAACCTGTACTGGACGGCACTGCAGCAGATCGCGCATCACACCGTCACCGGGTGTAATCTGAAGCCCGGTGACCTGATGGCATCCGGTACGATCAGTGGCGATGCGTCCGATTCGTTCGGCTCGATGCTGGAGCTAAGCTGGAAGGGCACGAAATCGGTTCCGCTGAGTGGTGGTGAATCGCGCAAGTTTCTACAGGACAACGACGCGGTCGTCATTCGCGGTTACTGCAGCGCAGACGGGTTGAGGATTGGATTCGGGTCCTGCGAAGGTGTCGTACTTCCGGCAACACCGTTCGAGTAA